In Burkholderia sp. GAS332, one DNA window encodes the following:
- a CDS encoding 3-oxoacyl-[acyl-carrier-protein] synthase-1, with amino-acid sequence MSVALQRVVVTGMGIVSCLGNTLGEVSGALRAGRSRIERIDAWRERGFGSQVAGVASVAQEPPFERKLERFMGDTARFACHAARKAIDDAGLDPAALRSPRAGTVIGSGVGTMSSYDVAMAIANARGVDKVPPYTVPHAMSSTASANVAQVFGLEGVSYSPSSACTTSALAIGQAMQLIQTGRQQIVLAGGSEALHDNMTLMFDSMGALSRGFNDTPQHASRPYDTARDGFVIASGGGVLVLESLDHALARGARIYAELTGFGDCTDAAGMVAPRAAGIARAMRGALGEAGKRPDYINTHAPSTPLGDVEELRALIDVFGSDVPAFSSTKGMTGHPLGACGAHEAIYTLLMMRDGFIAGTAGIETPEPGVDGMRLVRTTRDARIGTAMSISFGFGGSCASLMFEAWQGG; translated from the coding sequence ATGAGCGTGGCGCTGCAACGCGTGGTCGTCACCGGCATGGGGATCGTGTCGTGCCTCGGCAATACGCTCGGCGAAGTATCCGGTGCGCTGCGCGCCGGCCGCTCGCGTATCGAGCGAATCGACGCGTGGCGTGAGCGCGGTTTTGGTTCGCAGGTGGCAGGCGTCGCCTCGGTCGCGCAGGAGCCGCCGTTCGAGCGCAAGCTCGAACGCTTCATGGGCGATACCGCGCGCTTTGCATGCCACGCCGCACGCAAAGCGATCGACGACGCCGGACTCGACCCTGCCGCACTGCGTTCGCCGCGCGCGGGGACGGTGATCGGCTCGGGCGTCGGCACGATGTCGAGTTACGACGTGGCCATGGCGATTGCGAATGCCCGCGGCGTCGACAAAGTGCCGCCGTACACGGTCCCGCACGCGATGAGCAGCACCGCGTCGGCCAACGTCGCGCAGGTGTTCGGACTTGAAGGCGTGAGCTATTCGCCGTCGTCGGCGTGCACGACGTCGGCGCTCGCCATCGGCCAGGCGATGCAGCTGATACAGACCGGCCGCCAGCAGATTGTGCTGGCCGGCGGCAGCGAGGCGCTGCACGACAACATGACGCTGATGTTCGATTCGATGGGCGCGCTGTCGCGCGGTTTCAACGACACGCCGCAGCACGCTTCGCGTCCCTACGATACGGCGCGCGACGGCTTCGTGATCGCTTCGGGCGGCGGCGTGCTGGTGCTCGAATCGCTCGATCACGCGTTGGCGCGCGGTGCGCGAATCTACGCCGAACTGACCGGCTTCGGCGACTGCACGGATGCCGCCGGTATGGTCGCGCCGCGTGCAGCCGGCATCGCGCGGGCGATGCGCGGCGCGCTGGGCGAAGCGGGCAAGCGCCCGGACTACATCAACACACACGCACCGTCGACACCGCTTGGCGATGTCGAGGAATTGCGCGCACTAATCGATGTATTTGGCAGCGACGTCCCCGCGTTCTCGTCGACTAAAGGCATGACCGGGCACCCGCTCGGCGCATGCGGCGCGCACGAGGCGATCTACACGCTGCTGATGATGCGTGACGGTTTCATCGCGGGGACGGCGGGCATCGAAACGCCGGAGCCGGGCGTCGACGGCATGCGGCTCGTGCGCACGACGCGCGACGCGCGCATCGGTACGGCGATGTCGATTTCATTCGGGTTCGGCGGCAGTTGCGCAAGCCTGATGTTTGAAGCGTGGCAGGGCGGTTGA
- a CDS encoding Methyltransferase domain-containing protein, which translates to MSPSETSSVPFVPETAFGIWFLRTYTWEHHVLRVAINDLKRLIDAPLPAAPVIVDVGCGQGISFHLLAEAFKPRRIVGVDFHEPSLALAANAANACRDTLADIEVLHGDCAQLPLPDASADIVFCHQTFHHLVEQDRALAEFRRVLKPGGILLFAESTDAYIKSWVIRLLFRHPMHVQKSADGYLDMIRRGGFRFDQRNVSLPYLWWSRAKDFGLLERLGLTHPQPGKRRETLVNVAAIKAD; encoded by the coding sequence GTGTCGCCATCCGAAACATCCAGTGTGCCTTTCGTGCCGGAAACGGCCTTCGGGATCTGGTTCCTGCGTACCTATACGTGGGAACATCATGTGCTGCGGGTCGCGATCAACGACCTCAAGCGCCTGATCGATGCGCCCTTGCCTGCCGCACCGGTCATCGTCGACGTCGGCTGCGGGCAAGGCATCTCGTTTCACCTGCTCGCCGAGGCGTTCAAGCCGCGCCGCATTGTCGGTGTCGATTTCCACGAACCGTCGCTGGCGCTTGCCGCCAACGCTGCCAACGCGTGCCGCGACACGCTCGCCGATATCGAAGTGCTGCACGGCGACTGCGCGCAATTGCCGTTGCCCGACGCCAGCGCCGACATTGTGTTCTGCCATCAAACCTTTCACCATCTCGTCGAGCAGGACCGCGCGCTCGCCGAATTCCGCCGCGTGCTCAAACCAGGCGGCATCCTGCTGTTCGCCGAATCCACCGACGCGTACATCAAATCGTGGGTGATCCGGCTGCTGTTCCGTCATCCCATGCACGTTCAGAAAAGCGCCGACGGCTACCTCGACATGATCCGCCGCGGCGGTTTCCGCTTCGATCAGCGCAACGTCTCGCTGCCGTATCTCTGGTGGAGCCGCGCAAAAGACTTCGGCCTGCTTGAACGCCTCGGCCTGACCCATCCACAGCCTGGCAAGCGTCGTGAAACGCTGGTCAATGTCGCGGCGATCAAGGCCGATTAA
- a CDS encoding Predicted 3-hydroxylacyl-ACP dehydratase, HotDog domain, producing MTQTPTIQDLVLQPIEAIIPHRGTMLLIDAVNTFSEDVLSTRATVRADAWYADADGAMPAWIGIELMAQTIAAHVALLAMRGGGTARPGVLLGSRSYKALQPSFASGAQLLIQATELLRSEAGHGAYECTIYHGGVCCAEAVIKVFQPPNFQSFIEGSFSS from the coding sequence ATGACCCAGACGCCCACCATCCAGGATCTCGTCCTGCAACCGATCGAAGCGATCATCCCGCATCGCGGCACCATGCTGCTGATCGATGCCGTGAACACGTTCAGCGAAGACGTGTTGAGCACGCGAGCAACCGTACGGGCCGACGCCTGGTATGCCGACGCCGACGGCGCGATGCCCGCATGGATCGGCATCGAATTGATGGCGCAGACCATCGCGGCGCACGTCGCGTTGCTCGCCATGCGCGGCGGTGGCACTGCGCGCCCTGGCGTGCTGCTTGGCTCGCGCAGCTACAAAGCGTTGCAGCCGTCGTTCGCAAGCGGCGCCCAGTTGCTGATCCAGGCAACAGAATTACTGCGCAGCGAAGCAGGCCACGGCGCCTACGAATGCACGATTTACCACGGCGGCGTGTGTTGTGCCGAGGCCGTGATCAAGGTTTTTCAACCGCCCAATTTCCAGTCATTCATCGAAGGGAGTTTCAGTTCATGA
- a CDS encoding Outer membrane lipoprotein-sorting protein, translating to MGTMNLRGVAAGGLLALSTLGAPSVLSLLSVSSVAAWPTQAFAAEATQSAGNPALVSQIASHLAQAKGVRAQFTQTQTLAAMKQPLVSTGSLLFFRDRGVIWQIDTPYKATYVITDAGVVQVDVNGQRVTAHSAQGTRGVAQVSKMMRAMLGGDLSALYSQFDVQAEGSAAQWRMQLTPNQPQIAQSIKGLQMNGGDYLQSLRITLANGDVTKLDFAKSVAVTEPTPAERGLLGAP from the coding sequence ATGGGGACGATGAACTTGCGCGGTGTGGCGGCGGGTGGGTTGCTTGCACTAAGCACGCTGGGCGCGCCAAGCGTATTGAGCCTGTTGAGCGTATCAAGCGTGGCCGCATGGCCGACCCAGGCGTTCGCGGCAGAAGCCACGCAGTCCGCCGGCAACCCGGCTCTCGTCTCGCAGATCGCCTCGCACCTCGCCCAAGCCAAGGGTGTCCGCGCGCAATTCACGCAAACGCAAACGCTCGCCGCGATGAAGCAGCCGCTCGTCAGCACGGGCTCGTTGCTGTTCTTCCGCGATCGCGGCGTGATCTGGCAGATCGACACGCCGTACAAAGCCACTTACGTCATCACCGATGCAGGCGTCGTCCAAGTCGACGTCAACGGCCAGCGCGTGACCGCCCACAGCGCCCAGGGCACGCGCGGCGTCGCGCAGGTCTCGAAGATGATGCGTGCGATGCTCGGCGGCGATCTGTCGGCGCTGTACTCGCAATTCGACGTGCAGGCCGAAGGCAGCGCCGCACAGTGGCGCATGCAACTCACGCCGAATCAGCCGCAGATCGCGCAGTCGATCAAAGGCTTGCAGATGAATGGCGGCGATTACCTCCAAAGCTTGCGCATCACGCTCGCCAATGGTGACGTTACGAAGCTCGACTTCGCGAAGAGCGTGGCGGTGACGGAACCGACGCCCGCTGAGCGCGGTTTGCTCGGAGCGCCGTAA
- a CDS encoding 3-oxoacyl-[acyl-carrier-protein] synthase-1 has translation MKAPSVYLHALGMINALGGDLDAIVPALAAGHAPGMANAHTGVGEAFVGSVLAPLELAPPAGLERYDCRNNRLLLAALAQIAPAVEAARERYGAHRIGVVLGTSTSGIEAAEAAFVYQAQAGDLPANFNYRQMEIGSAAPFAAAALCVQGPAFTISTACTSSAKAFASARRLLQLRLCDAVVVGGVDSLCELTVQGFASLESTSGVRANPMSRNRCGINVGEGAAVFLMSRDEAEVRLAGIGESSDAYHISSPDPLGAGGELALHAALADAGVASSAIGYVNLHATATRKNDEMEAKLMARVFPNGVATSGTKPLTGHQLGAAGATELAFAWLTLARENAPLPRHLWDGEADPALPVVDLVESERFLPRGAGSQYVMSNSFAFGGSNVSLILAR, from the coding sequence ATGAAGGCGCCATCAGTTTATTTGCACGCGCTCGGCATGATCAACGCGCTCGGCGGCGACCTCGATGCAATCGTCCCGGCGCTTGCCGCCGGTCACGCACCCGGCATGGCAAACGCGCATACGGGCGTTGGCGAAGCGTTTGTCGGCAGCGTGCTCGCGCCGTTGGAGCTGGCGCCGCCGGCCGGGCTCGAGCGTTACGACTGCCGCAATAACCGCTTGCTGCTGGCCGCGCTGGCACAGATCGCGCCCGCCGTTGAAGCAGCGCGCGAACGTTACGGCGCGCATCGGATCGGCGTGGTGCTCGGCACCAGCACGTCGGGTATCGAAGCGGCTGAGGCCGCGTTCGTCTATCAGGCGCAAGCGGGCGACCTGCCCGCCAATTTCAATTACCGGCAGATGGAGATCGGCTCCGCCGCGCCATTTGCTGCCGCCGCCCTCTGTGTGCAGGGGCCGGCGTTCACGATCTCGACCGCTTGCACCTCGAGCGCGAAGGCGTTTGCGTCGGCGCGCCGGCTGTTGCAATTACGGCTGTGCGATGCGGTCGTGGTGGGTGGCGTCGATTCGCTGTGCGAGTTGACGGTGCAAGGTTTCGCCTCGCTCGAATCGACCAGTGGCGTGCGCGCCAATCCCATGAGCCGCAATCGCTGCGGGATCAACGTCGGCGAAGGCGCTGCCGTGTTCCTGATGAGCCGCGATGAAGCGGAAGTACGACTCGCGGGCATCGGCGAATCGAGCGACGCGTATCACATTTCCTCGCCCGACCCGCTAGGCGCGGGCGGCGAACTCGCGTTGCACGCGGCGCTGGCCGATGCGGGCGTCGCATCGTCGGCGATCGGCTATGTGAACCTGCACGCCACCGCCACACGCAAGAACGACGAGATGGAAGCGAAGTTGATGGCGCGGGTGTTCCCCAACGGTGTCGCGACGAGCGGCACCAAGCCGCTGACGGGTCACCAGCTCGGCGCGGCGGGCGCGACCGAACTCGCCTTCGCATGGTTGACGCTGGCGCGCGAGAATGCGCCGCTGCCGCGCCATCTGTGGGACGGCGAAGCCGATCCCGCGCTGCCGGTGGTGGATCTGGTCGAAAGCGAACGCTTCCTGCCGCGCGGCGCGGGCTCGCAATACGTGATGAGCAATTCGTTTGCGTTCGGCGGCAGCAATGTCAGCCTGATCCTTGCACGGTGA
- a CDS encoding (3S)-malyl-CoA thioesterase — MTGSPKVLTASATVEVPFHDVDAMNVCWHGHYLKYFEIGRAALLRTFDYDYREMQASGYLWPIVEAHLKYVRPATYGQAIEVRAQLLEHENRLKIGYEIVDCASGTRLTKGYTIQVAVDAATQELQFVSPPVVFEKLERVWGR, encoded by the coding sequence ATGACCGGCTCCCCTAAAGTGCTGACCGCCAGCGCGACGGTCGAAGTGCCGTTTCACGACGTCGACGCGATGAACGTGTGCTGGCATGGCCACTATCTGAAGTACTTCGAGATTGGCCGCGCCGCGCTCTTGCGCACCTTCGATTACGACTACCGCGAGATGCAGGCCTCGGGTTACCTGTGGCCGATCGTCGAGGCGCATCTGAAGTATGTGCGCCCGGCGACCTATGGCCAGGCGATCGAAGTACGCGCGCAACTGCTCGAACACGAGAACCGTCTGAAAATAGGCTACGAAATTGTCGATTGCGCATCCGGTACGCGGCTGACGAAGGGCTACACGATCCAGGTCGCGGTCGATGCCGCGACGCAGGAATTGCAGTTCGTGTCGCCGCCGGTCGTATTTGAAAAGCTGGAGCGCGTATGGGGACGATGA
- a CDS encoding Predicted exporter, producing the protein MQVLRQRTAKQTWGVRVAWLLLALAAALYCGWRFAGPSPLQTNLLALLPATEADPVAEKAVDTLASALGDRTVFLVTSNDDAHAKAAAKQLGASLQKSGAFGSVTAELPPFDLSQIAALYMPYRFGLLAPADRAALAQSSAASPALRDALAQRIYSPLRGGLTTPLADDPFGWLEHWLGGLPLATSNLELEDNMLVSHRGAATSVLIVATLPGSAYESKTQHAVLAALAQGESALKQTLPDVSVARTGAVFYAESARSASEHEVHLIGVASLCGIALLMMWVFRSPRLLLLGFVSTALGIVCALAVTMLVFGQLHLLTLVFGASLIGEAVDYSIQYFVVYLGAGRDWDSRRGARAVRPALTVALATSLLGYAILTWVPFPALKQIACFAIAGITTAFASVLWLLPALLTRPPKRSPQRLFAGAARVLAVWHRTIGGKRAWFVAALLLIVAIPGWLRLTSDDDIHLLIQRDPALVAQEDKVREAVGVDNSAQFFVVRGETPEIVLQRAEALGTKLDGLNGTANQVGSYQSVVQFVPSAKQQNEDRALLAQHVFNDPTALRATLLQAGFKDEVADAWLAAYAKPQPLLTVDTWLAAPWSQPYKHLWLGVVDSTTKAYAAVVIPQGVTPQNEPALIATAKALPGVVFVDKAASVSTLFGEYRVDSGWWLGGALALVLVLLMLRYTVRGGIAVTLPVLLAVGVTLAVFGYVHVPLNLFNWLALMLVLGVGANYAVFLREGCLRADADLGAVWTGVLLSSATTLLSFGMLGMSAMPALKSFGATLALGIAVSVLLAPIGMPSESRRAA; encoded by the coding sequence ATGCAGGTGCTGCGACAGCGGACCGCGAAACAGACATGGGGCGTGCGCGTCGCGTGGCTGCTGCTCGCGCTCGCCGCTGCGCTGTATTGCGGTTGGCGTTTCGCGGGTCCGTCGCCGCTGCAGACCAATCTGCTGGCATTGCTTCCCGCCACCGAAGCGGATCCGGTCGCCGAAAAGGCGGTCGATACGTTGGCGAGCGCGCTGGGTGATCGCACTGTTTTTCTGGTCACCAGCAACGATGACGCGCACGCGAAAGCGGCAGCGAAACAACTCGGCGCCTCATTGCAGAAGAGTGGGGCGTTCGGCTCGGTGACGGCGGAATTGCCGCCGTTCGATCTGTCGCAGATCGCGGCGTTGTACATGCCCTATCGCTTCGGTTTGCTGGCGCCAGCCGACCGTGCGGCGCTTGCGCAGAGCAGTGCTGCAAGCCCCGCGTTACGGGACGCGCTCGCGCAGCGCATCTACAGCCCGCTACGCGGCGGTCTGACTACGCCGCTCGCAGACGACCCGTTCGGCTGGCTCGAACACTGGCTCGGCGGTTTGCCGCTCGCCACGTCGAATCTCGAACTCGAAGACAACATGCTGGTGTCGCATCGGGGCGCCGCGACCAGCGTGCTGATCGTCGCCACGCTGCCGGGCTCAGCCTACGAATCGAAGACGCAGCACGCCGTGCTCGCCGCGCTCGCACAAGGCGAAAGCGCGTTGAAGCAGACGTTGCCCGACGTGTCGGTGGCGAGGACCGGCGCGGTGTTCTACGCGGAATCGGCACGCAGCGCATCGGAACACGAGGTGCACCTGATCGGCGTCGCGTCGCTGTGCGGGATTGCGTTGCTGATGATGTGGGTGTTCCGCTCGCCACGTTTGTTGCTGCTCGGTTTTGTTTCGACGGCGCTCGGCATCGTCTGCGCGCTCGCGGTGACGATGCTGGTGTTCGGCCAATTGCATCTGTTGACGCTGGTGTTCGGCGCGAGTCTGATCGGTGAAGCGGTCGACTATTCGATTCAGTATTTCGTGGTCTATCTCGGCGCCGGGCGCGATTGGGATTCGCGTCGCGGTGCACGTGCGGTACGTCCGGCTCTGACGGTTGCGCTTGCCACCAGCCTGCTCGGTTACGCAATCCTCACGTGGGTGCCGTTCCCGGCGCTCAAACAGATTGCCTGCTTCGCGATTGCTGGCATTACGACGGCGTTTGCGTCCGTGCTGTGGTTGTTGCCCGCGCTGCTCACGCGCCCGCCGAAGCGCAGCCCACAGCGCCTGTTCGCTGGCGCGGCGCGTGTGCTGGCGGTCTGGCATCGCACGATCGGCGGCAAGCGCGCATGGTTTGTGGCGGCGCTCCTGCTGATCGTGGCGATTCCCGGTTGGCTACGTCTGACGAGCGACGACGATATCCATCTGCTGATCCAGCGCGATCCTGCGTTGGTCGCGCAGGAAGACAAAGTGCGCGAGGCGGTCGGCGTCGATAACAGCGCGCAGTTTTTTGTCGTGCGCGGCGAGACGCCGGAAATCGTTTTGCAACGCGCCGAAGCGTTGGGCACGAAACTCGACGGGTTGAACGGCACGGCGAACCAGGTCGGCAGCTATCAGTCGGTGGTGCAATTCGTGCCGTCCGCGAAACAGCAAAACGAAGACCGGGCTTTGCTCGCGCAGCACGTATTCAACGATCCCACCGCACTGCGGGCGACGCTGCTGCAAGCGGGCTTCAAAGACGAAGTCGCCGATGCCTGGCTCGCCGCGTATGCGAAACCACAGCCGCTGCTCACGGTCGACACGTGGCTCGCCGCGCCGTGGTCGCAGCCGTACAAACATCTGTGGCTGGGCGTTGTCGATTCGACAACCAAAGCGTATGCCGCCGTCGTGATTCCACAAGGCGTGACGCCCCAGAATGAACCTGCGCTGATCGCCACCGCAAAGGCACTGCCCGGCGTCGTATTCGTCGACAAGGCGGCGAGCGTCTCGACGCTATTCGGCGAGTATCGTGTGGATAGCGGCTGGTGGCTCGGTGGCGCGCTGGCGCTTGTGCTCGTGCTGCTGATGCTGCGCTACACCGTGCGCGGTGGCATTGCCGTGACGCTGCCGGTGCTGCTCGCGGTCGGCGTCACGCTCGCTGTGTTCGGCTACGTTCACGTGCCGCTCAATCTTTTCAACTGGCTCGCGCTGATGCTGGTGCTCGGCGTTGGCGCAAACTATGCGGTGTTTCTGCGCGAAGGCTGTTTGCGCGCGGACGCGGATCTCGGCGCGGTCTGGACCGGTGTGCTGCTGTCGTCGGCCACCACGCTGTTGTCGTTCGGCATGCTCGGCATGAGCGCGATGCCCGCGCTGAAGAGTTTCGGCGCCACGCTCGCGCTCGGCATTGCGGTATCGGTGCTGCTCGCGCCGATCGGCATGCCATCGGAATCAAGGAGGGCCGCATGA
- a CDS encoding 3-oxoacyl-[acyl-carrier protein] reductase: MSRRVLVTGASRGIGRAIAYKLAADGFVVSVHCRTGRTEAEAVATGIAAQGGTARVLQFDVRERAVCREVLEADVAAHGPYYGIVCSAGVTRDAAFPALTEEDWDIVIETGLDSFYNVVHPLTMPMVRARKGGRIVTIASVSGVMGNRGQVNYSAAKAGLIGASKALAVELATRNITVNCVAPGLIETGLLDQMPLEQALKTVPMNRVGQPAEVASVVSFLMSDAASYVTRQVIGVNGGMV, translated from the coding sequence ATGAGCCGGCGTGTTCTCGTTACCGGCGCAAGCCGCGGCATCGGTCGTGCGATTGCGTACAAGTTGGCCGCCGACGGCTTCGTGGTGTCCGTGCATTGCCGCACGGGCCGCACTGAAGCCGAAGCTGTCGCAACGGGCATCGCCGCGCAGGGCGGCACGGCGCGCGTGCTGCAATTCGACGTGCGTGAGCGCGCCGTGTGTCGCGAGGTGCTCGAAGCGGATGTCGCGGCGCACGGTCCGTACTACGGCATCGTGTGCAGCGCGGGCGTGACGCGCGACGCCGCGTTTCCCGCGCTCACCGAAGAAGACTGGGACATCGTGATCGAAACCGGTCTCGACTCGTTCTACAACGTCGTCCATCCGTTGACCATGCCGATGGTGCGGGCGAGGAAGGGCGGGCGCATCGTCACGATCGCGTCGGTCTCCGGCGTGATGGGCAATCGCGGCCAGGTCAACTACAGCGCGGCGAAGGCCGGCCTGATCGGCGCGTCCAAGGCGCTCGCCGTCGAACTGGCGACGCGCAACATCACCGTCAATTGCGTCGCGCCGGGCCTGATCGAAACCGGCCTGCTCGACCAGATGCCGCTCGAGCAGGCATTGAAGACGGTGCCGATGAACCGCGTCGGCCAGCCTGCCGAGGTGGCGTCCGTGGTCAGCTTCCTCATGTCGGATGCGGCCTCGTACGTCACGCGTCAGGTGATCGGCGTCAACGGCGGGATGGTGTGA
- a CDS encoding 3-oxoacyl-[acyl-carrier-protein] synthase II: MKRVVITGMGGVTAFGDDWDEIEARLRLGVNAVRRMPEWDYFESLHTRLACPLPGFTAPAHYPRKKTRSMGPVSMYSVRASELALADAGLADDVLIKDGRMGVAYGSSSGSVQPIRAFGTMLETGSMSDVTSNSYVQMMPHTTAVNVSLFWDLKGRIIPTSCACASGSQAIGYAYEAIQTGKQTLMLAGGAEEMSGPAVAVFDTLYATSTRNDEPHLTPRPFDAARDGLVVGEGAATLVLEDYEHAVARGARIHAEIVGFGCNSDGAHMTQPTAETMALAMQLALKDAQLPPEAIAYVNAHGTSTDRGDIAESHATAQTFGARMPISSLKSYVGHTLGACGALEAWWTIEMMKRNWYAPTLNLENVDPACAPLDYIVGTGREIDAEHVMSNNFAFGGINTSLIFRRVR, from the coding sequence ATGAAGCGCGTCGTCATTACCGGCATGGGGGGCGTCACGGCGTTTGGTGACGACTGGGACGAAATCGAAGCGCGCCTGAGGCTGGGTGTGAACGCGGTCCGGCGCATGCCCGAGTGGGATTACTTCGAGTCGCTGCATACGCGGCTCGCGTGTCCGTTGCCGGGATTCACGGCGCCTGCGCATTATCCGCGCAAGAAAACCCGTTCGATGGGGCCGGTGTCGATGTATTCAGTGCGCGCGAGCGAACTGGCACTCGCCGACGCGGGCCTCGCCGATGACGTACTCATCAAGGACGGCCGCATGGGCGTCGCCTACGGGTCGTCGTCGGGCTCGGTGCAACCGATTCGCGCGTTCGGCACGATGCTTGAAACCGGCTCGATGAGCGACGTCACGTCGAACAGCTACGTGCAGATGATGCCGCACACCACGGCGGTCAACGTCAGCCTGTTCTGGGATCTGAAAGGGCGCATCATCCCGACTTCGTGCGCTTGCGCGTCGGGCAGCCAGGCGATCGGCTACGCGTATGAAGCGATCCAGACCGGCAAGCAGACGCTGATGCTGGCGGGCGGCGCGGAAGAGATGTCGGGTCCGGCAGTCGCCGTGTTCGACACGCTGTACGCGACCAGTACACGTAACGACGAGCCGCATCTCACGCCGCGCCCGTTCGATGCCGCGCGCGACGGCCTCGTGGTCGGCGAAGGCGCGGCCACGCTGGTGCTCGAAGACTACGAACATGCGGTGGCGCGTGGGGCGCGGATTCACGCGGAGATTGTCGGCTTCGGCTGCAATTCGGACGGCGCGCATATGACCCAGCCAACCGCCGAAACCATGGCGCTTGCCATGCAGCTTGCTTTGAAAGACGCGCAACTGCCGCCCGAGGCGATCGCCTATGTGAATGCGCACGGCACCTCTACGGACCGTGGCGACATCGCCGAAAGCCATGCAACCGCGCAGACCTTCGGTGCGCGCATGCCGATCAGCTCGCTCAAGAGCTATGTCGGCCATACGCTCGGCGCGTGCGGCGCGCTCGAAGCGTGGTGGACCATCGAGATGATGAAGCGCAACTGGTATGCGCCGACCCTGAATCTGGAGAACGTCGATCCGGCCTGTGCACCGCTCGATTACATCGTCGGCACAGGTCGTGAAATCGACGCCGAACATGTGATGAGCAACAACTTTGCTTTCGGCGGGATCAATACGTCGCTGATCTTCAGGCGCGTTCGATGA
- a CDS encoding guanine deaminase has product MTQSTQSAFRAQLLTFNGDPAQSPNAAVFNEDGLLIVEDGHVVAAGPYAALASQLAPGTQVQEMRDKLIVPGFIDTHIHYPQTDMIASPAPGLLPWLDTYTFPTERRFTDPAYARDTASFFVEELLACGTTTALVYCTVHKESADALFTESEARNLRMVAGKVLMDRNCPEFLRDTAQSGYDDSAELIGRWHNRGRQMYALTPRFAPTSTEAQLEACGVLAGKHPDIFIQSHVAENTDEVKWVADLFPGHRSYLDIYDHYGLLRRRAVYGHCIYLDEEDRKRMAQTGTVASHCPTSNLFLGSGLFDFDKADEAGMPIALATDVGGGTSFSMLQTMNEAHKVARLTGHHLTATRMFYLATAGAAEALDLADKVGTLKPKSEADFVVLDPQATPLLARRTARTESLEELLFAFALLGDDRAIYETYAAGKRVHRRDDVRQSAPRVAKIAA; this is encoded by the coding sequence ATGACTCAATCGACACAATCAGCATTCCGCGCACAACTGCTGACCTTCAACGGCGACCCTGCGCAATCGCCCAACGCGGCAGTCTTCAACGAGGACGGCCTGCTGATCGTCGAAGACGGCCATGTGGTCGCAGCGGGCCCGTATGCCGCGCTCGCGTCGCAACTCGCGCCGGGCACCCAGGTGCAGGAGATGCGCGACAAGCTGATCGTGCCGGGTTTCATCGACACGCACATTCACTATCCGCAGACCGACATGATCGCCTCACCGGCGCCGGGTCTGCTGCCGTGGCTCGACACGTACACGTTCCCGACCGAACGCCGCTTCACCGATCCGGCCTACGCGCGCGATACGGCGAGCTTCTTCGTCGAAGAACTGCTGGCGTGCGGCACGACCACCGCGCTCGTGTATTGCACGGTCCACAAGGAATCGGCCGACGCCCTCTTCACCGAGAGCGAAGCGCGCAATCTGCGCATGGTGGCCGGCAAGGTGCTGATGGACCGCAACTGCCCCGAGTTTCTGCGCGACACCGCGCAATCGGGTTATGACGACAGCGCCGAGTTGATCGGACGTTGGCACAACCGTGGCCGCCAGATGTACGCGCTCACGCCGCGTTTCGCGCCGACCTCGACCGAAGCGCAACTCGAAGCGTGCGGCGTGCTGGCCGGCAAACATCCGGACATCTTCATCCAGAGCCACGTCGCCGAGAATACCGACGAAGTGAAATGGGTCGCCGATCTGTTCCCAGGCCACCGCAGCTATCTGGACATTTACGATCACTACGGCCTGCTGCGCCGCCGCGCGGTGTACGGCCATTGCATCTACCTCGACGAGGAAGACCGCAAGCGCATGGCGCAAACCGGCACGGTCGCCTCGCACTGCCCGACCTCGAACCTGTTCCTCGGCAGCGGCCTGTTCGACTTCGACAAGGCCGACGAAGCCGGCATGCCGATCGCGCTGGCGACGGACGTCGGCGGCGGCACGTCGTTCTCGATGCTGCAAACAATGAACGAAGCGCACAAGGTGGCGCGTCTGACAGGCCATCATCTGACGGCCACGCGGATGTTCTATCTCGCCACGGCGGGCGCGGCCGAAGCACTGGATCTGGCCGACAAGGTCGGCACGTTGAAGCCGAAGTCGGAAGCCGACTTCGTTGTGCTCGATCCGCAAGCCACGCCGCTGCTCGCGCGCCGTACCGCACGCACCGAGTCGCTCGAAGAACTGCTGTTCGCGTTCGCGCTGCTCGGCGACGACCGCGCGATCTACGAAACGTATGCCGCGGGCAAGCGCGTGCATCGTCGCGACGACGTGCGTCAGTCTGCACCGCGTGTGGCGAAAATCGCAGCTTGA